One Pseudonocardia abyssalis DNA segment encodes these proteins:
- a CDS encoding sunset domain-containing protein, protein MSWLYGQTWLWYLLAFLVGVLLAWLLLVLPAGRRLRELERGRPVAASGEQERPAPAAAAATPVAMGKGERPAVDDAVTEQIPAVDPALSTLDTSRSRPDLAAGATAAGLGAAGLGAAGIAAANDSETTREIPRVSPDDDTREIDLSGGEATTVLPVVPPADTDATTVIERPTGDDTTPSDTTPSDTTPAGPTGPAESAPGDSGAAGVPGAAGVPGATAAGLGVAGLAAGGAAVAASNRSDDDATPADSTRADSATTTDSATTTDAATTTDAGTTTDAGSDTVDPDATAVHATADAPVDPAPVDPAPVDPAPESAAPESETPEAATDEPAADATDEATTDGSTGADAGATDAGAVGTTDDDGSPGLGAAALGATAVGAAAVAGSGDSSEETSADATASDAVPADPSAGDTSAGDTSATGTATADAGTTDAPAAEPVTPAVTTVDPSTADPAAPDTGDTDTAAPDTGDTDTADTDTADTDTADTDTADTAEPGAVTADAPTADPETGPGAGAAAAVGVAGLGAGAVTAAAVSHDAAGETTDGDAATTTGTGDPATDAPTGVTGSDIVSSVADTPARDPVGESTADEGGTSTGTAAPAAGAVGAGAVGAGALAGTPADTPASATPDPDDAPFGPGSARATSDGASPDPAFGIKGNVDTMRYHGRTSPYFERTRAAVWFRTGRDAEEAGFVAWNTRGRIPHSPSVPATPQGLLGTPDTAQAAGTVPVVSPGRFPGSALPSEGGAAPTPEHTIKGNADSMLYHTPESPYYGRTKAEVWFTSTADAEAAGFSDWKRRTR, encoded by the coding sequence GTGTCTTGGCTCTACGGGCAGACCTGGCTCTGGTACCTGCTGGCGTTCCTGGTCGGCGTGCTGCTGGCCTGGCTGCTCCTGGTGCTCCCCGCCGGGCGGCGGCTGCGGGAGCTGGAGCGCGGGCGGCCGGTCGCGGCGTCCGGTGAGCAGGAGCGGCCCGCACCCGCCGCCGCTGCGGCGACTCCCGTCGCGATGGGCAAGGGCGAACGGCCCGCGGTGGACGACGCCGTGACCGAGCAGATCCCGGCGGTCGACCCGGCGCTGAGCACGCTGGACACCTCCCGTTCCCGCCCCGACCTCGCCGCGGGCGCCACCGCGGCCGGGCTGGGGGCCGCCGGGCTGGGCGCGGCCGGCATCGCCGCGGCGAACGACTCCGAGACGACCCGCGAGATCCCGCGCGTCTCCCCGGACGACGACACCCGTGAGATCGACCTCTCCGGTGGGGAGGCCACGACCGTCCTCCCGGTCGTCCCGCCCGCCGACACCGACGCCACGACCGTGATCGAGCGGCCGACAGGCGACGACACCACCCCGTCCGACACCACCCCGTCCGACACCACCCCCGCCGGCCCGACCGGCCCGGCCGAGTCGGCTCCGGGCGACTCGGGTGCCGCAGGTGTCCCGGGTGCCGCAGGTGTCCCGGGTGCCACCGCCGCCGGACTCGGCGTCGCCGGGCTCGCCGCGGGTGGGGCGGCGGTCGCCGCGTCGAACCGTTCCGACGACGACGCCACCCCGGCCGACAGCACCCGGGCCGACAGCGCGACCACCACCGACAGCGCGACCACCACCGACGCCGCGACCACCACCGACGCGGGGACCACCACCGACGCGGGGAGCGACACCGTCGACCCGGACGCGACCGCGGTCCACGCGACGGCGGATGCCCCCGTCGACCCGGCGCCCGTCGACCCGGCGCCCGTCGACCCGGCGCCCGAGAGCGCGGCCCCCGAGAGCGAGACCCCCGAGGCCGCAACCGACGAGCCTGCTGCGGACGCCACCGACGAGGCCACCACGGACGGCTCCACCGGCGCCGACGCGGGCGCGACCGACGCCGGTGCCGTGGGCACCACGGACGACGACGGGTCCCCGGGCCTCGGCGCCGCCGCACTGGGCGCCACGGCGGTCGGCGCGGCCGCCGTCGCCGGGTCCGGCGACTCGTCCGAGGAGACCTCCGCCGACGCCACCGCCTCGGACGCGGTCCCGGCCGACCCCTCCGCCGGCGACACCTCCGCCGGCGACACCTCCGCCACCGGCACGGCCACCGCCGACGCCGGCACGACCGACGCCCCCGCCGCGGAGCCCGTCACCCCGGCCGTCACGACCGTCGACCCCTCCACCGCCGACCCCGCGGCTCCCGACACCGGGGACACCGACACCGCGGCTCCCGACACCGGGGACACCGACACCGCGGACACCGACACCGCGGACACCGACACCGCGGACACCGACACCGCGGACACAGCGGAACCGGGCGCCGTGACCGCGGACGCCCCCACCGCCGACCCGGAGACCGGCCCCGGGGCCGGCGCCGCCGCGGCCGTCGGCGTGGCCGGGCTCGGCGCGGGTGCGGTGACCGCAGCCGCCGTCTCCCACGACGCCGCCGGCGAGACGACCGACGGAGACGCGGCCACGACGACCGGCACCGGTGACCCCGCCACCGACGCCCCCACCGGGGTCACCGGCTCCGACATCGTGTCCAGCGTCGCCGACACCCCCGCACGGGACCCTGTCGGCGAGAGCACGGCCGACGAGGGCGGCACGTCCACGGGTACCGCCGCACCGGCCGCCGGAGCCGTGGGCGCCGGGGCGGTCGGGGCCGGGGCGCTCGCCGGGACCCCGGCCGACACCCCCGCGTCGGCCACCCCCGACCCCGACGACGCCCCCTTCGGCCCGGGCTCGGCCCGCGCCACCTCCGACGGCGCCTCCCCCGACCCCGCGTTCGGGATCAAGGGCAACGTCGACACGATGCGCTACCACGGCCGGACCTCGCCGTACTTCGAGCGGACCCGCGCCGCGGTGTGGTTCCGCACCGGGCGCGACGCCGAGGAGGCCGGGTTCGTCGCCTGGAACACCCGCGGCCGCATTCCGCACTCCCCCTCCGTCCCGGCGACCCCGCAGGGTCTGCTCGGTACGCCGGACACGGCGCAGGCGGCCGGGACGGTGCCCGTCGTCAGTCCCGGACGGTTCCCCGGTTCGGCCCTGCCGAGCGAGGGCGGCGCCGCCCCGACACCGGAGCACACGATCAAGGGCAACGCCGACTCGATGCTCTACCACACCCCCGAGTCGCCC
- the arfA gene encoding channel-forming protein ArfA/OmpATb gives MSSADRSRDRRPGPAWLPLAAAALVVPTALAGLTLLWPRPQIEGDLTRTASESLAAAGITGAGVAFSGRDAVVSGLTGPDAARAVEIVQGVPGVRIAQLPADGAGTGDGTGDGTGAEPDAAASGPFGIARRGGDIVLTGVVGSEAERAALVAAATEQAGGSPVVDELTVTEGALPQPGVTTSSVGAIAALLSTVPGDIATSVDGDTVTLTGNAPDSASAQAAGAALSALVPGATVDNRLTVAGGGAAPSGELDDAGKRELQSAIDALVAGAPVTFEPDSPALTASGAATVDGIVTLVALVPGAQLQVDGYVATGPGNGVLSAQELSDQRAAAVRDALVAGGVPADNITARGLGEGDSPAAQAAGRRVEITVV, from the coding sequence GTGAGCTCTGCCGATCGATCCCGTGACCGCCGCCCCGGCCCGGCCTGGCTGCCCCTGGCCGCCGCAGCACTGGTGGTGCCGACCGCGCTGGCCGGCCTGACGCTGCTGTGGCCGCGGCCGCAGATCGAGGGCGACCTGACGCGCACCGCCTCCGAGTCGCTCGCCGCGGCCGGCATCACCGGTGCCGGGGTGGCGTTCAGCGGCCGCGACGCCGTCGTCTCCGGACTGACCGGTCCGGACGCGGCTCGGGCGGTCGAGATCGTGCAGGGCGTGCCCGGGGTGCGGATCGCGCAGCTCCCCGCCGACGGGGCGGGAACGGGCGACGGGACCGGTGACGGCACGGGCGCCGAGCCGGACGCCGCCGCGAGCGGGCCGTTCGGGATCGCGCGCCGCGGCGGCGACATCGTCCTCACCGGCGTGGTGGGTTCCGAGGCGGAACGCGCGGCGCTGGTCGCCGCGGCCACCGAGCAGGCGGGCGGGAGCCCCGTCGTCGACGAGCTCACCGTCACCGAGGGGGCACTCCCCCAGCCCGGCGTCACCACGTCGAGCGTCGGCGCGATCGCGGCGCTGCTCAGCACCGTTCCCGGCGACATCGCCACCTCCGTCGACGGCGACACCGTCACCCTCACCGGTAACGCGCCCGACTCCGCGTCCGCGCAGGCCGCGGGTGCGGCCCTGTCCGCGCTGGTGCCCGGGGCGACCGTCGACAACCGGCTCACCGTCGCCGGTGGGGGTGCGGCCCCGTCGGGCGAGCTCGACGACGCGGGCAAGCGGGAGCTGCAGAGCGCGATCGACGCACTCGTCGCCGGTGCGCCCGTCACGTTCGAGCCGGACAGCCCGGCGCTCACCGCGAGCGGGGCCGCCACCGTCGACGGCATCGTGACCCTCGTCGCGCTGGTGCCCGGCGCGCAGCTGCAGGTCGACGGCTACGTCGCCACCGGCCCAGGCAACGGCGTGCTCAGCGCGCAGGAGCTGTCCGACCAGCGCGCCGCCGCCGTCCGGGACGCGCTGGTGGCCGGCGGGGTGCCCGCCGACAACATCACCGCCCGCGGTCTCGGCGAGGGCGACTCCCCTGCGGCGCAGGCCGCGGGACGTCGCGTCGAGATCACCGTCGTCTGA
- the fabG gene encoding 3-oxoacyl-ACP reductase FabG, with protein sequence MTNDQRVAIVTGGARGLGAATALRLARDGMAVAVLDLEESSAKTVADAIAAEGGRALAVGADVSDAAAVEAAVTRVEAELGAPTVLVNNAGITRDNLLFKMTELDWDSVMGVHLRGAFLMSKAVQKHMVAAKWGRIVNLSSTSALGNRGQSNYATAKAGLQGFTKTLAIELGKFGVTANCIAPGFIVSDMTRATAERIGEDWETYVSARAAQIPVARPGEPDDIAHTVSFFVSEGAGFVSGQVVYVAGGPKA encoded by the coding sequence ATGACGAACGACCAGCGGGTGGCCATCGTGACCGGCGGGGCGCGTGGCCTGGGTGCCGCCACCGCACTGCGCCTGGCGCGCGACGGGATGGCGGTCGCTGTCCTCGACCTCGAGGAGTCCTCCGCGAAGACCGTCGCCGACGCGATCGCCGCGGAGGGCGGCCGGGCGCTCGCCGTCGGCGCCGACGTCTCCGACGCCGCCGCGGTGGAGGCCGCCGTCACGCGGGTCGAGGCGGAGCTGGGCGCTCCGACCGTGCTCGTCAACAACGCCGGGATCACCCGCGACAACCTGCTGTTCAAGATGACCGAGCTCGACTGGGACTCGGTGATGGGTGTGCACCTGCGCGGCGCGTTCCTGATGAGCAAGGCCGTGCAGAAGCACATGGTGGCAGCGAAGTGGGGCCGGATCGTCAACCTGTCGAGCACCTCGGCGCTGGGCAACCGCGGCCAGTCCAACTACGCCACCGCGAAGGCCGGCCTGCAGGGCTTCACGAAGACGCTCGCGATCGAGCTGGGCAAGTTCGGTGTCACCGCGAACTGCATCGCCCCCGGCTTCATCGTCAGCGACATGACGAGGGCGACGGCGGAGCGGATCGGCGAGGACTGGGAGACCTACGTGTCCGCGCGCGCCGCCCAGATCCCGGTGGCCCGCCCCGGGGAACCCGACGACATCGCGCACACCGTGTCGTTCTTCGTCAGCGAGGGGGCCGGCTTCGTGTCGGGGCAGGTCGTCTACGTCGCAGGCGGACCGAAGGCCTGA
- a CDS encoding DUF4032 domain-containing protein, whose translation MRFIFRPPAAHAAGLLSLPWATPLEEWDDDHMLEVAQRGISRHVVRFVEVDGMVYALKEIDERLARREYRLLGELEAMEMPAVSVLGICVERGPAPGQDGPDQDAILVTRFLDYSMSYRYVFSHGHTQQPTDQLVDAMVELLARLHLAGLFWGDCSLSNTLFRPDAGSVAAYLVDAETAELHPSLTDGQRGFDIDYAVERVGGELLDLQAGGLLPEDVDPIRIAAELPARYHALWDELTREELMRPDEQRYRVAERIDRLNELGFDVDEIELVTTAEGTRLKVHTRVAESGRHRHRLFALTGLQVTENQARRLLNDVVSYRAHLEQKEGRAVPETVAAHRWRAEIYDRVLAMVPPDLSDRLAPAEVFHEILEHRWFLSEQACTDVGTTAAARSYVQRILPGTPKTLTVLPEGPGSPS comes from the coding sequence ATGCGCTTCATCTTCCGCCCTCCGGCGGCGCACGCGGCGGGCCTGCTGTCGTTGCCGTGGGCCACGCCGCTGGAGGAGTGGGACGACGACCACATGCTCGAGGTGGCCCAGCGCGGCATCTCGCGGCACGTGGTGCGGTTCGTCGAGGTCGACGGGATGGTCTACGCGCTCAAGGAGATCGACGAGCGGCTCGCCCGTCGGGAGTACCGCCTGCTCGGCGAGCTGGAGGCGATGGAGATGCCGGCGGTGTCGGTGCTCGGCATCTGCGTGGAGCGCGGGCCCGCCCCCGGCCAGGACGGCCCGGACCAGGACGCGATCCTGGTGACCCGCTTCCTGGACTACTCCATGTCCTACCGCTACGTGTTCTCCCACGGGCACACCCAGCAGCCCACCGACCAGCTGGTCGACGCGATGGTCGAGCTGCTCGCGCGGCTGCACCTGGCCGGGCTGTTCTGGGGGGACTGCTCGCTGTCGAACACCCTGTTCCGCCCGGACGCGGGCAGCGTCGCCGCCTACCTGGTCGACGCCGAGACCGCGGAGCTGCACCCCTCGCTCACCGACGGCCAGCGCGGGTTCGACATCGACTACGCCGTGGAGCGCGTCGGCGGCGAGCTGCTCGACCTGCAGGCGGGCGGGTTGCTGCCCGAGGACGTCGACCCGATCCGGATCGCCGCGGAGCTCCCGGCGCGCTACCACGCGCTGTGGGACGAGCTGACGCGCGAGGAGCTGATGCGCCCCGACGAGCAGCGCTACCGCGTCGCCGAGCGGATCGACCGGCTCAACGAGCTGGGCTTCGACGTCGACGAGATCGAGCTCGTCACCACCGCGGAGGGCACGCGGCTCAAGGTGCACACGCGTGTCGCGGAGTCCGGGCGTCACCGGCACCGCCTGTTCGCGCTCACCGGCCTGCAGGTCACGGAGAACCAGGCGCGCCGCCTCCTCAACGACGTCGTCAGCTACCGCGCGCACCTGGAGCAGAAGGAGGGGCGGGCGGTGCCCGAGACGGTGGCGGCGCACCGCTGGCGCGCCGAGATCTACGACCGGGTCCTGGCGATGGTGCCGCCGGACCTGTCCGACCGGCTCGCCCCCGCGGAGGTGTTCCACGAGATCCTGGAGCACCGCTGGTTCCTCTCGGAGCAGGCCTGCACCGACGTCGGCACGACCGCGGCGGCCCGCTCCTACGTGCAGCGGATCCTCCCCGGCACCCCGAAGACCCTCACCGTGCTGCCGGAGGGGCCCGGCTCACCGAGCTAG